ATGTAGTAGGCGTCTTCAGGAAGGCTCACCAGTCCGTAATGCTGCTGCAGCCAGCAAACTGCCAGACCGATCAGGTTGCCGAAGAAGAGGCCGGTAAAGATGATCACCGCACCATGGAAGAGGAAGATCTTCTGGATGGTCCAGTTGCTGGCGCCAAGCGCTTTGAGCAATCCAACCATGCGGATGCGCTCCATCACCAGGATGAGGAGGCAGGTGATGAGATTGAGCGTTGCTATCACGATCATGATGATGATCACGATCATGATGGTCTTGTTCTGCAGGCCCAGCCAGTCGAAGATATTGGGGAAGATATTCTTGATAGTATTGCCACGCATGCCCATGGGAAGGTCGGGGATGATGGCTTCGTTCACCTCATCCATCTGGTTGAGGTTGTTCAGGATGAGCTCGTATCCGCCGATCTGTTCGGGCTGCCAGTTGTTGAGGCGCTGGAGCAGACGGAGGTCACCGATGGCGATGAGCTTGTCGTATTCCTCGATGCCGGTTTTGTAGATGCCCGTTACCGTTAGTTTGCGGGTGCGCGGCGGGGCGCCCTGCTGGATGAAGTAAACGAGGAGGGCATCATTCACTTTCAGGTTGAGCCGGTTGGCGATATGCTGCGAGAGATTGATCTCGTTGCTGTAGCCACTATCGGGAAAATTGATCCAGCGGCCTTCTATGAGGAATCCCTTGAGATTGGAGAAATCATAATCCTTTTCCACGCCTTTGATGAGAACGCCTTCGATGGTCTCCTCGGATTTAAGGATGGCATTGCGGGTGGCGAATGCCTGAACGGATTTGATCTGAGGATGCAGTTTGGGAAGATTGGTGACGGAGTCATTCTTGCGGATGGGGATCTCTTCTGCAATGGTGACACGCGAGCCACCCCAGCTCTGGATGCGGATATGTCCCCAGAAACTGAAAACTTTCTGGCTGATGGTTTCCTTGAATCCATTGGTGAAGGCCATGGTGAGGATCATCACGGCCACGCTGATGATAGTGGCGCCTATGGATAAGCGGATCACGAACCTGGAGAATGATTTTTGCGTGTTGAAAGCGATCCGTTTGGCAATATAGGCGGCGATATTCAAGATGGGTATGTTTATTGCGCCTCAAAAATAGCCGCTGGCTTCAAATACTGCCAAAGTTTTTTCTTTATTTATGTTATAATTGTGCACAGTACATTTACGAAGTAAACAGATCAACCGATGAAAACCTTGTACCTGCTTTGTTTGATGGCGATCTCAGGAGTGTCGATGGCACAGATCCCGGACGCAGTTTATGCGCCCAATATCAAGTCTGTTCAGCTGTTCCGCAGTGGGGATCAGCTCAGTTATCCCGTTATCCGCCTCAACAGCAGTGAAAAACTGGAACTGCATTTCGACGAGATCGGCGGAGGCGTGAAACCATATTCCTACACTTTCCAGCTCTGCAATGCAGACTGGACGCCGGCTTTGTTGAGTCAGTTCGATTATATGCGTGGCTTCATGCAGCAGCGTATCAATACCTATCGCACGTCCAGCATCGCTTTCACCAGGTATACGCATTACCAGGCCTCGCTGCCGGACCAGAACTGTTTTCCCACCCGATCCGGCAATTATATCCTCCGTGTTTTTCTGAATGCTGATACCAGTAAGACCGTTTTCACCAAAAGATTCCTGGTGGTGGATGAAAAAGCCAGCGTTCCCGTACAGATCCAGCAGCCATTCAACGGACAATTCTTCCGCACAGGTCAGAAAGTGCAGTTCAAAGTGCAGCTCAGCGATGCGCTCAGGGTGAGCAACCACCTGCAGCAGGTGCGTGTGGCTATTCTTCAGAATTACCGATGGGACAATGCCCATATCGATCTCAAGCCTACTTTCTTCTCCCGCAATACACTTGAATACAATACAGAGAACGATGCCATCTTTCCGGCAGGAAAGGAGTGGAGATGGGTGGATATTCGCAGTATCCGCTTTCTCAGCGCACAGATCGCCAGTGTGAAGAACAAGCCCACCAGCACCGATATCTTCATGCATCCTGATACAGACAGAAGCGGACAACGATTCAATTTCTTCAGGGATGCCAATGGCATGTATACCATCGAAACCACGGAAAGCATCAACCCGCTCTGGCAAACTGATTACGCTACTGTCTTCTTTTCGTATGTGCCAAAGGGTAATATTCCTTTCCCGGATAAAGACATTTATCTTTTTGGTCAGTTGACAGGTTACAATCTCAACGATTCAGCCAAAATGGTTTGGAACGAAGGAAAAGGTGCGTATGAAACAAGCCTGTTTTTGAAGCAGGGTTATTATGATTATTGTTATGTGACCATCGATAAGAATGATCCCAAACGCCAGGCCAGCTTCGAGTTCACGGAAGGTAATTTCTGGGAGAGCGAAAATGAATACATGATCCTGGTTTATTACCGGCCGATCGGTGGCAGGGCCGATGAATTGATATCGGTAGGAAGAGTGAATTCATATACGGGAAGGCAGGGGATCATGAGAGGGCAGAGTTATTAGAAGCCTGATGGAGTAAAGGATCTGGCGGATGCAGCTAATTATGCGGAGAATGATTTTCAATATTTTGAGCCATTTGATTTTCAAATGAATTCATTTCTCCTTATCTTTGCGGCCGGCAGGTCTTACACGACCAGCTCCTGCAGACTCCCCCAGGGCCGGAAGGCAGCAAGGGTACGCGGTTGTAGCGGTGCGATGTAAGTAATCTGCCGATTTTTTTTCTATTTTTCCTCTCCATTATACTCCGTACCACTTATCTAAATTTTTTGTTATGAAATTCTTCATTGATACAGCCAATATTGCACAGATCAGGGAAGCCCATGATCTCGGTATTCTCGATGGTGTAACCACCAATCCTTCGCTGATGGCTAAAGAAGGCATTCGCGGAGAAGAAGCCATCAATAAACATTATCTCGATATCTGCGAGCTCGTGGATGGCGGTGATGTGAGCGCTGAAGTGATTTCAACCGATCTCGCCGGTATGATCGAAGAAGGTAAAAAACTCGCAGCTATCCATCCGAACATCGTGGTGAAGATCCCCATGACCAAAGATGGTGTGAAAGCACTCAAATATTTTTCCGACAACGGAATCAAAACCAACTGTACACTCGTATTCTCCGCCGGTCAGGCTATCCTGGCTGCGAAAGCTGGCGCCAACTACGTTTCTCCTTTCATCGGTCGTATCGATGACAGCAACTGGGACGGCGTACAACTCATCGAGCAGATCGCTCATATCTACAGCCTGCAGGGCTTCAAGACTGAGATCCTGGCAGCAAGTATCCGCAGCCCGCTTCACATTGTGAAATGCGCTGAAGTAGGAGCCGATGTTTGCACCAGCCCGCTGGATGCCATCCTGGGTCTGCTGAAACACCCGCTGACTGATATCGGTCTCGCGAAATTTGTAGAAGACGCGAAGAAAATGCAGGAACAGAAAGCTCCGGTAAAATAAATTCAACCCTCGCCAGGTATTTGGAGTGAAATACACCTTGTGCCTGGCAGGTGGAAAGGCAAAGCGGAAATGATTTCGCTTTGCCTTTTTTTTATGCGATCATCTTTTAGAGTATTGGGGCGTTCGGCAAAGGTTATGAACCGACGGCTGTAAAACATACCCGGCGCGGGAGAATGTTGGATGAGCGTTGGTGGGTTGGATGGGGCAGAGGTAATGCTGTTGGGCTTCTTCGCTTATGTTTTGAAGGCCGTCTTGTCATAAACCTTTGCCTCACTGGCTGGTGTTGCAGCAGCTTTTATCCGCGCTTCCTCTTCCTGGCGGGCTGCCTGCCTGAAGGTTGCATCACTTCTTCCATCGATTTCAATACCTCGTCATCGGGTAATTTCTTGATGTAGATGGTGATGCTTTCGCGCAAAGATGTGTCTGCTTTCAGGATCGCTTTTACTACTACACTGTCTGCGTTGAACGTTGA
This portion of the Pseudobacter ginsenosidimutans genome encodes:
- a CDS encoding ABC transporter permease, coding for MNIAAYIAKRIAFNTQKSFSRFVIRLSIGATIISVAVMILTMAFTNGFKETISQKVFSFWGHIRIQSWGGSRVTIAEEIPIRKNDSVTNLPKLHPQIKSVQAFATRNAILKSEETIEGVLIKGVEKDYDFSNLKGFLIEGRWINFPDSGYSNEINLSQHIANRLNLKVNDALLVYFIQQGAPPRTRKLTVTGIYKTGIEEYDKLIAIGDLRLLQRLNNWQPEQIGGYELILNNLNQMDEVNEAIIPDLPMGMRGNTIKNIFPNIFDWLGLQNKTIMIVIIIMIVIATLNLITCLLILVMERIRMVGLLKALGASNWTIQKIFLFHGAVIIFTGLFFGNLIGLAVCWLQQHYGLVSLPEDAYYISKIEVFIVWWQVALVNAGTFLICFLVLLIPTIIVKMIQPVRAIQFR
- a CDS encoding type IX secretion system plug protein, whose amino-acid sequence is MKTLYLLCLMAISGVSMAQIPDAVYAPNIKSVQLFRSGDQLSYPVIRLNSSEKLELHFDEIGGGVKPYSYTFQLCNADWTPALLSQFDYMRGFMQQRINTYRTSSIAFTRYTHYQASLPDQNCFPTRSGNYILRVFLNADTSKTVFTKRFLVVDEKASVPVQIQQPFNGQFFRTGQKVQFKVQLSDALRVSNHLQQVRVAILQNYRWDNAHIDLKPTFFSRNTLEYNTENDAIFPAGKEWRWVDIRSIRFLSAQIASVKNKPTSTDIFMHPDTDRSGQRFNFFRDANGMYTIETTESINPLWQTDYATVFFSYVPKGNIPFPDKDIYLFGQLTGYNLNDSAKMVWNEGKGAYETSLFLKQGYYDYCYVTIDKNDPKRQASFEFTEGNFWESENEYMILVYYRPIGGRADELISVGRVNSYTGRQGIMRGQSY
- the fsa gene encoding fructose-6-phosphate aldolase; protein product: MKFFIDTANIAQIREAHDLGILDGVTTNPSLMAKEGIRGEEAINKHYLDICELVDGGDVSAEVISTDLAGMIEEGKKLAAIHPNIVVKIPMTKDGVKALKYFSDNGIKTNCTLVFSAGQAILAAKAGANYVSPFIGRIDDSNWDGVQLIEQIAHIYSLQGFKTEILAASIRSPLHIVKCAEVGADVCTSPLDAILGLLKHPLTDIGLAKFVEDAKKMQEQKAPVK